From a region of the Mercurialis annua linkage group LG1-X, ddMerAnnu1.2, whole genome shotgun sequence genome:
- the LOC126665417 gene encoding arogenate dehydratase 2, translating to MATSSLAKSLVTAAPSPGQITVQKTSLIPNQIRFYHTKRRRNVIVLASSRGENDNQNAQAALELQQTPLLNNSPYDVVCKDALPRPLSSSQFSDSVSEGSRLRVAYQGVGGAYSESAAEKAYPNCEAVPCEQFDTAFEAVERWLVDRAVLPIENSLGGSIHRNYDLLLRHSLHIVGEVKYAVRHCLLANNGVKVEDLKRVLSHPQALAQCEHTLTSLGLVREAVDDTAGAAKHVALHKLKDTGAVASSAAAKIYGLDILAEDIQDDCDNVTRFLMLAREPIIPGTDRPFKTSIVFSLEEGPGMLFKALAVFALRQINLSKIESRPLRKQLLRASDDNNNGLPKYFDYLFYVDFEASMADQKAQNALKHLMEFATFLRVLGSYPVDTSMI from the exons ATGGCCACTTCTTCTTTAGCTAAATCCCTCGTCACTGCTGCTCCGTCGCCTGGTCAAATTACTGTTCAAAAAACTTCTCTTATTCCCAATCAAATCCGTTTTTACCACACTAAACGGCGTCGTAATGTCATCGTATTAGCCTCTTCTCGCGGAGAAAACGATAATCAAAACGCTCAGGCTGCTCTTGAGCTGCAGCAAACTCCTTTGCTTAATAACTCTCCCTACGATGTCGTTTGTAAAGACGCTCTTCCTA GGCCATTATCGTCTTCTCAGTTCTCCGATTCAGTTTCTGAGGGCTCTCGGCTTCGTGTAGCTTATCAG GGAGTCGGCGGCGCCTACAGCGAATCAGCGGCCGAGAAGGCGTATCCGAATTGTGAAGCAGTTCCTTGCGAGCAGTTCGATACAGCTTTTGAA GCTGTTGAACGGTGGCTTGTGGATAGAGCAGTTCTTCCCATTGAGAATTCTTTAGGCGGGAGCATCCATAGGAATTATGACCTTTTGCTCCGGCACAGCCTGCATATAGTTGGGGAAGTGAAATATGCTGTTCGCCATTGCTTGCTAGCCAATAATGGTGTAAAAGTTGAAGATTTGAAAAGGGTCCTAAGTCATCCACAG GCTCTTGCTCAATGCGAGCATACATTAACAAGCTTGGGATTGGTCAGAGAAGCTGTAGATGATACCGCTGGTGCAGCTAAG CATGTTGCACTTCACAAACTAAAGGATACAGGAGCTGTTGCTAGTTCTGCTGCTGCGAAGATCTATGGCTTGGATATTTTAGCTGAAGATATTCAG GATGATTGCGATAATGTTACTCGCTTTCTGATGCTGGCAAGGGAACCCATAATTCCAGGCACTGACAGACCATTCAAG ACGAGTATTGTTTTCTCCCTGGAGGAGGGCCCTGGGATGCTTTTCAAAGCACTTGCTGTTTTTGCTTTGCGGCAAATTAACCTTTCTAAG ATTGAGAGTCGACCACTGCGGAAACAGCTACTGAGAGCATCTGATGATAATAACAATGGACTTCCAAA ATACTTTGACTATCTTTTCTATGTGGATTTTGAAGCATCTATGGCTGATCAGAAAGCACAGAATGCCCTCAAGCACCTGATG GAGTTCGCTACCTTCTTGCGGGTTTTAGGGAGTTATCCTGTGGACACTAGCATGATATGA